The sequence below is a genomic window from Chondrinema litorale.
AAAACTCCCATGATTTGCTGGGTGAAAATCTTGGGTTGCTATTATAAAATCAAATTTCTTTTGTAGTTCGTTTACTATTGGTACTATTGTTTCGCCTTCGGGTACAGCCAAAGCACCTCCACTCACAAAATCGTTTTGAATATCTACTAAAATTAGTGCTTTCATAAAGAATTTAGATTCTTAATGTTTTAAAATTATTTTACCAAATTGTTTACCTTCTTCCATCCTCTTAAAAGCTTCATTTGCTTCAGAAAAAGGATATATTTTATCTATAACAGGTTCAACTTCATATTTATCTACAAAGTGCAACATTATATCAAAATCGGTTTGAGTACCCATTGTAGTACCCATTACTTTTAGTTGTTTAAAGAAAATTTTTGGAGGCAAAAGATTAGAAATACTTCCCGCAGTTCCACCATAAATTGAAATTCTGCCACCTGGAGCTGCAATATCTACCAAACCGGCAAAACTATCTCCTCCTGCCCCATCTATAATTACATCAAAATACCCTGCTTCATTAATTAGTTTTTTAGACCATTTTTCTGTTTTATAGTTTATTCCACCTTTAGCACCCAAAGCAATGGCTTTTTCAATTTTTTCGTCTGAGCTAGAAGACACATAAACCTCACAGTCATTAGCCACTGCAAAAGCTAAAGCCATTAATGCAACCCCTCCTCCAATACCATTTATAAATACTTTTTCTTCTGGAAGTAAAGCCGCTTTGGTGAATAACGCACGATATGCTGTAACTCCCGCTAAAGGTAAAGCAGCAGCTTGCTCAAGCGTTAAATGCTCAGGTTTAGAATGCACATATTCGAAAGGTACATTTACATATTCTGCAAAAGTTCCATTTAGAGGCATTCCTAGAATTACAAAATCTTTACTGGCAACATCTGGGTTTTCGCCCCAAAACATACCAGGATTAATAATTACTTCTTCTCCTATTAGGTTTTCTACTACACCATCTCCCATTTTAACAACCGTACCTACTCCATCAGAACCTAATATGCATGGTAATTTCATTCCCGGATATAAGCCCTTTTGCACCCAGACATCTCTGTGATTAAGCGCACTTGCATTTAATTGTACACAAACATCTCCTGCAGCAGGTTCAGGAATTGAAACTTCTTTAAGTTCTATTGGTTGGTGTGTTTCATTAAGTACTATCGCTTTCATGTTATTTACAAGCTTTACTATTTTTTAGTAAAAATAAAATTTGTCTATTTTACAATCTGAAAGATTAAATAAACATTACATCTTGTTATTAAGATAATTTATTTTTGATTATCAGTCAGTTACAATTTAGTTTAAAAAATCAACTTTTGTTATTTGCCAATAAAAGTGGCTTAAGTTGTTGCAAAGTATCTTTTTACTTTATGTTGAATGATTAACTTTGCAGCTAGAAAAAAATAATCAGGTAAGAATGCTAGACAAGATTAAAGAATTAAAAGCAGAAATAGAAGCTACTAAGCTTGAAAACAAAGAGGAACTTGAAGCATTCAGGTTGCGCTTCATCAGCAGAAAAAGTGTGATCGGAGATTTGATGGGTGAAATCAGAAATGTTGAAGCTGATAAAAGAAAAGAAGTAGGACAAAGTCTCAATGTTTTAAAGAATCTGGCAACAGGTAAATTTAAAGAAGTAGCAGAAGCACTTGAAAAGTCTAATTCTAATATAAATGAAGGTCAACCAGACCTTACATTACCAGACATACCTAATCAATTAGGAACTATACATCCAATTTCACAGACTAGAGACAAAATTGTTTCTATTTTCCAGAAAATAGGATTTAATGTAGCTGATGGACCAGAAGTGGAAGATGATTGGCATAACTTTACGGCTTTGAATTTCCCACCAAACCACCCAGCAAGAGAAATGCAGGATACATTCTTTGTAGAAAAAAATCCTGATATGCTTTTGAGAACCCACACTTCTAATGTTCAAATTAGAATGATGGAAACCCAAAAGCCACCTTTAAGATCAATTATGCCAGGTAGAGTTTTTAGAAATGAAGCAATATCTGCTAGAGCTCACTGTATATTCCATCAGATTGAAGGTTTATATATTAATGAAAATGTGAGTTTCCAAGATCTTAAAAACACATTGTATTACTTCGCCAAAGAAATGTTTGGTCCTGATACTAAAATTAGACTGAGACCTTCTTACTTCCCATTTACTGAGCCAAGTGCAGAAATGGATATTTACTGGGGATTAAAAACAGAAGCTGACAGAAAGATTACCAAAGGAACTGGCTGGTTGGAAATTTTAGGATGTGGTATGGTTGATCCAAATGTATTGGCAAACTGCGGCATTGATCCTGAAAGATATACCGGTTTTGCTTTTGGTATGGGTATAGAAAGAATTACGATGCTAAAACATAAAATTGAAGATATCAGATTGTTTTTTGAAAACGATACTCGCTTCTTAAGACAATTTCAAACTATTAGTTAATTAGATTTTCTTCTAAAAAAAGCCTTCGTCTGATAAAGACGAAGGCTTTTTTTATATAAAATTGTTTAAACTAGTTTACCACCTTATTAAAGCACTTGCCCAAGTAAATCCACTACCAAAAGCTGCTAAACACACCAAATCACCATCTTTAACTTTTCCAGCTTCATAAGCTTCACAAAGACCTATTGGAATAGAAGCTGCTGTGGTGTTGCCATATTTCATAATTGTATTGTGAATCTTTTCGTCTGGTAATCCCATTTTTTTCTGTACAAACTGAGAAATTCTCAAATTCGCCTGATGAGGAATTAACAAATCCAGATCAGAAACAGCATACCCATTTTTATCTAAAGCTTCTTGAATTACTTCTGGAAATCTTGTAACAGCATTTTTAAACACAAACTGGCCATTCATTACCGGATAAAATCCTCCACCTGGTTTTATCATATCTGGATGAAATCTTTCTTTTTTATGAAAGCCAGGATCAATTACAGCTAGTTGTTCTGCATGTTCTCCTTCACTATGTAAATGTGTTGATAACACCCCTTTTCCTTTTTCTTCACTTGGTTGTAAAACTGCAGCACCAGCGCCATCTCCAAATATTATAGCGATATGTCTTCCATTATCTGTATAATCTAAACCGATAGAATGTATCTCAGAACCAACCAGAAGAACATTTTTATACATTCCAGTTTTTATATATTGCTCAGCGATTGATAGACCATAAACAAAGCCTGAACATTGTGCACGAACATCTATTGCCCCTATATGTTTGCAACCTAATTCCTTTTGCAATAACACACCAGAACCTGGGAAAACATAGTCTGCACTTAAGGTCGCATATACTATTAAATCGATTTCTTCTGGATTAGTACCTGCCATTTTCATTGCTTTTCTGGCAGCTTTGGCACCCATTACATAGTTCTTGTCTTCTTCTACATTTGCATATCGTCTTTCTTTAATTCCTGTACGCTCGACTATCCATTCGTCTGAGGTATTCATTATCTTAGAAAGATCATCGTTTGTAACTATGTTTTCCGGCACATAATAACCTATACCGGCTAATTTGGCATTCTTCATTTCCATGATTAATGAGTTATAATTTTGGTAAATAAAGATTAGTTATCTTCAAAAATAATTATTTAATCAAGTTCAACAGAATAAAGACAAATAATCCTTTTGGATTTAATATTCTATATTAATTAATGCAATTTATTCGCATAATAATACAATTTCAGTATTTTTACTCCATATCATAAAGTGGGTCGGCATGCGTCTACTATTCATAATCATATTTTTAACCAATAGTTATAATTTACTTTACGCTCAAAACGTAAATGTCTTTCAAATTGACAGCCTCAAAGCAGTTGCTGATCAGGTTAGTCGTGAAGAAAGAATTAATGTTTATAATGAGCTGTCAGTACTTTATAGAAACACCAATACAGAGAGAGCACTTTTTTATGCTCAAGAAGCTTTAAAGCTAGCGAAGGATGATAATAATCATAAGCAAATTGCTATTTCTAATATCAATGTAGGTGTTGTTTTAAGAAATTTTGGTAAGTCTGAAGAAGCACTTACATATCTATTTGAAGCTCTAACAACAAGTATAGACGAGAATTTAAATGATGTAAAAGCCAATGCTTTACACAAAATAAGTGTCACTTACTTGTTGGTTAACGATTATGTAAAAGCTCTTGAATATGTAAAACAAGAGTTTGACGCATTAGAGTTATCACAAAATCAACTCTCTAAAGCAGATGCGCTTAACCTTTTAGGACTAATTCAAATTAACTCAGAGCAGTATAAAGAAGCCACCCAAAACCTTATAAAATCACTAGAAATAAGTTATTCGATTAAAGATTCATCTCAAATTTACAAGCCACTTGTAAACTTGGGGGATATGTATCTTAAATTAAATAAACCAGATTCAGCTTTAATTTATATTAAACAAAGTAAGAAAGCTAGTGAAGCCACAGGAAATACTTTTGGCTTAGCAGTTGCCTTAATGAAGGAAGGCCAAACTTTAAAAATGCTCCAACAATACGATGAAGCTGAAAGAAGAATAAGAGAAAGTTTACTAATTGCTGAACAGTTAAATTCTTTATCTCTGGTAAGAAATAGTTATGAAAGTCTTGCCAAGTTATTTGAAGAAAAAAATAATTATAAAAATGCGCTTCTTTACTATAAGCTTTATATATCTACAGAAGATAGTATGGTGAGCGAAGTCACAAAAACTAAAATTGCAGCTCTAGAAATTGACCACCAGCTTAAACAAAAAGAGTCTGAAATAGAAAAGCTTCATAATTTGAGCGATGTGCAAAATTATCGAGCACTATCGCTAATTGCTTTATTAATATTATCACTTGTATTGATCTTCTTCCTTTACCAAAGAATTAAAGCTAAAAGAGAAAAGAGAGACTCAGTATTAAAACTAGAAAATCAATTAAAAGAGAAACATGAAAGTTTAAGCAAAACGGAAAAACTTCTTCAAGAAACCTCTGAACAGCTCTTTAAGCTACAAAACACATTGATGTTTGACATGCCAGAGTATCTTAATATTTTCTCAGGTTACTTTTTACACAAATATGGAAAAGCTAAGGTTAAAAGAAACTTCTTAAAGTTTTCGTTGGTTGACGATACCTTTTACATACTTGCGCTTAACTGTAACGACAAAGATATCGCAGGTCTAGTACAAGGTATTTATGTAAATACACTCGCAGAAAAAATGCTAAACAATAAAGTGTTTATCACGCCTTCTGATTTATTACAGGATGTTCATAACAAACTTGTTAATTATAAAACACTAATAAATGATAAAAGTGAAGGTGTAGCTGCATTAGCACTTTCAATAAATATCAATACAAAAAGAATTGTGTATGCAGGTGCAGGACTCCCTATTTATAATATTAGACATAACAACCTCCATATTGTAAATCCAGATAGCTTTATACTAGGTAAGCCTATCCAGACTAATTCAAAAATGTTCAGTAATAAAACATTTCTGATAAATAAACAAGATCAGTTATTTCTGTTCTTAGAAAGTTGTAATGATGGCACCAAAGTATTTACTGAAGAAAATATTAGAGTTATATTATCTAAACAAGACACAAAAAGTATAAAAGAAACTGAGAAAGCCTTAACTAGTGGACTTTCTCAGTATATACCAGATATTGATAAAGTAGACGATGCTATAATTTTTGGCCTAGAGATTTAATTATTTTTATCACTGGTTATTGCACCATCTTCCAGATAGACAATTCTACTTCCATACTCAGCATTTTTTTCTGAGTGTGTCACTTGAATAATAGTAACTCCGTCATCATTCAATTTCTTGAAAAGCTCCATAATCATCTCTCCTTGCTTTGAATGTAGGTTTCCAGTAGGTTCATCTGCAAGTATTAATTTCGGTTTGCCAATAATAGCTCTAGCAACACCTACTACCTGTTGTTGTCCCCCTGAAAGTTGATGAGGAAATAAATCTTTTTTAGCAACAATATTAAACCTATCGAGCATTTCTGCTACTAGTGACTTTCTTTCACTTCCTTTTACTCCTTTATAGAGTAGAGGCATTTCTATATTTTCATAAACAGTTAATTCATCTATCAAGTGGTAAGCTTGAAATACAAAACCGATAAAGTTTTTATGCATCTCACCTCTTTTCTTCTCATTAAATTTATGAACAGGCTGATCTAAAAAATAGAACTCTCCAGCATTAGCTTGGTCTAACATACCTATAACATTCAATAGTGTAGACTTCCCTGCTCCACTTGGACCCATAATTGTCACAAATTCTCCTTCATTTATTTCTAGATCAATACCTTTAAGAATAAAGGTTTTCTGAAACCTTGATTTAAAAAATTTATCAACATCTTTTAAAATGATCATATCAAATCAGCTTAGTTTTAGTTTTGAAAGATAATCAATAATTGATATGATTTAAAAAACATTTTGATAAAGGGTTAATATCATGTTTACAATCTAAAAAAGGTTAAAACAAAAAAGGAAGGCTAAAAAACCTTCCTAATTTATTTTGTAAGTAAATAATTATCGTCTAAAGGCTAAGACTGCTGCGCCACAATAACTTTTAGAGTTCTTAAAAGTAAAACTTAAATAATATATACCTGTTGCTCTACATTTAAATGTCCAACCTTCTAAAAACTTGTTATTATAAAAACTTGAAACTAATTCGTTTCTTTTAGAATCATATAAAGTACCTATTAGTCCTTGTGCTCCTCCATCTTTTCCTGTTATTCTAATTTGGTAGTTGGTATCTTTACTAAATACACATGTATATTCAACTTTTCTTCTATTACCTCCTCTACCATCAATTCTATAACTTTTAGAATACTGAAAACCAGATTCTAAGGATTTCATACTTTTATTTACATACAACTCTGAATTACACTGGGCACTTGCCGTAAGTGTAAAAAGAAAAGAACTGAATAGAAAACCAATTAAAAAAATCAATTTTTTCATTTGTATATTTTTTTACACCTGAAACTGAATCTTTTATTAGCAGAATCAGATAGTTGCATTATTGGATTTTATTAAAAAAAGATGATAGACTACTTCTACAATCAGTTAATAATTTTATTTCTGATTGATTTTGTTAAGCTAGTAATAGTATCGATATCTCTATCGGTGATGTTTACAATACTCTTAGTATTATCAACAACTACTAGAACTCCATCTTTTTCAACCATTGTTGGTTCTTCATATACAGTTTCAATCTCTATTTGATCATAAATTGCCTGTAATTTTTTAAGATCTACAATAAGCTCAGCAAAACCATTTCTAGTTTTATAAACTTCAAGAACCAATAATATTCTATCCAATACTATTTTCTGCTCTCCAATTTTTTCTCTTAGTACTTCATTTTTAGTTCTTTGGTGCACTAAAGTTGTTAGGTATAAAGCTTCTACCCAACCACCTGTAAGTAAGAGAATACTCAAATGCTCACGCTTTTGCTGCCTTAAGTGATAATTAATTTTCTCAAAATTAGCAGTAGTAGTACGTAATAAAGCATCTAGATTCTGATCTGCACTCTCAGCTAAAGATTTAAGTGTAGCATAGTCAAAGAATTGACCTATTGTTAAACCTTCAGCAAGGTTCTGCACAGAGTTTAAGTAATTTAGCGCATCTTGATTTTTATTATAAATATTAGAATACCCTAAATCAGTACCATAGATTCCTAAGTTTAAAGCTTTATCGAAATTTGTAGAATAAGATGAAACTTTGTTATGATCATTAAGATCTGCCTTATTATAATAGGAACCTACCTCTTTAATAAGTAATGAGATCTCTAACGGTGAAGGTATAGATTGTAAAATATCATTAATTATATCATCATCAACTTTCACAATAGAGGTCTCTTCTGGAATAGCGCTGGCAGTTGCCATCTGATTCTCAGTTTCATTTGAAGGAGCACTATTTGAACTACAAGCCCAGAATGAAGAAATTGCAAAAAAAAGCAAATACAGTTTTTTCATAATTAAAACCTTTTTATTGTGTTGGTTAATATCTTTTATTTTAATAAATGTTTATATCTCTTCTTGTTTTACTAGCAACGACAAAAACATATTTCTATTTTTTCTTTGGGAATTTAGAAGTAAGAGAAGGCACAAATTCCATCATTTTTAGTAGAAAATCAAAATATAATGTTGCATAGAGA
It includes:
- a CDS encoding quinone oxidoreductase family protein, producing MKAIVLNETHQPIELKEVSIPEPAAGDVCVQLNASALNHRDVWVQKGLYPGMKLPCILGSDGVGTVVKMGDGVVENLIGEEVIINPGMFWGENPDVASKDFVILGMPLNGTFAEYVNVPFEYVHSKPEHLTLEQAAALPLAGVTAYRALFTKAALLPEEKVFINGIGGGVALMALAFAVANDCEVYVSSSSDEKIEKAIALGAKGGINYKTEKWSKKLINEAGYFDVIIDGAGGDSFAGLVDIAAPGGRISIYGGTAGSISNLLPPKIFFKQLKVMGTTMGTQTDFDIMLHFVDKYEVEPVIDKIYPFSEANEAFKRMEEGKQFGKIILKH
- the pheS gene encoding phenylalanine--tRNA ligase subunit alpha, with translation MLDKIKELKAEIEATKLENKEELEAFRLRFISRKSVIGDLMGEIRNVEADKRKEVGQSLNVLKNLATGKFKEVAEALEKSNSNINEGQPDLTLPDIPNQLGTIHPISQTRDKIVSIFQKIGFNVADGPEVEDDWHNFTALNFPPNHPAREMQDTFFVEKNPDMLLRTHTSNVQIRMMETQKPPLRSIMPGRVFRNEAISARAHCIFHQIEGLYINENVSFQDLKNTLYYFAKEMFGPDTKIRLRPSYFPFTEPSAEMDIYWGLKTEADRKITKGTGWLEILGCGMVDPNVLANCGIDPERYTGFAFGMGIERITMLKHKIEDIRLFFENDTRFLRQFQTIS
- a CDS encoding 3-oxoacyl-ACP synthase III family protein produces the protein MKNAKLAGIGYYVPENIVTNDDLSKIMNTSDEWIVERTGIKERRYANVEEDKNYVMGAKAARKAMKMAGTNPEEIDLIVYATLSADYVFPGSGVLLQKELGCKHIGAIDVRAQCSGFVYGLSIAEQYIKTGMYKNVLLVGSEIHSIGLDYTDNGRHIAIIFGDGAGAAVLQPSEEKGKGVLSTHLHSEGEHAEQLAVIDPGFHKKERFHPDMIKPGGGFYPVMNGQFVFKNAVTRFPEVIQEALDKNGYAVSDLDLLIPHQANLRISQFVQKKMGLPDEKIHNTIMKYGNTTAASIPIGLCEAYEAGKVKDGDLVCLAAFGSGFTWASALIRW
- a CDS encoding tetratricopeptide repeat protein, whose amino-acid sequence is MRLLFIIIFLTNSYNLLYAQNVNVFQIDSLKAVADQVSREERINVYNELSVLYRNTNTERALFYAQEALKLAKDDNNHKQIAISNINVGVVLRNFGKSEEALTYLFEALTTSIDENLNDVKANALHKISVTYLLVNDYVKALEYVKQEFDALELSQNQLSKADALNLLGLIQINSEQYKEATQNLIKSLEISYSIKDSSQIYKPLVNLGDMYLKLNKPDSALIYIKQSKKASEATGNTFGLAVALMKEGQTLKMLQQYDEAERRIRESLLIAEQLNSLSLVRNSYESLAKLFEEKNNYKNALLYYKLYISTEDSMVSEVTKTKIAALEIDHQLKQKESEIEKLHNLSDVQNYRALSLIALLILSLVLIFFLYQRIKAKREKRDSVLKLENQLKEKHESLSKTEKLLQETSEQLFKLQNTLMFDMPEYLNIFSGYFLHKYGKAKVKRNFLKFSLVDDTFYILALNCNDKDIAGLVQGIYVNTLAEKMLNNKVFITPSDLLQDVHNKLVNYKTLINDKSEGVAALALSININTKRIVYAGAGLPIYNIRHNNLHIVNPDSFILGKPIQTNSKMFSNKTFLINKQDQLFLFLESCNDGTKVFTEENIRVILSKQDTKSIKETEKALTSGLSQYIPDIDKVDDAIIFGLEI
- a CDS encoding ABC transporter ATP-binding protein yields the protein MIILKDVDKFFKSRFQKTFILKGIDLEINEGEFVTIMGPSGAGKSTLLNVIGMLDQANAGEFYFLDQPVHKFNEKKRGEMHKNFIGFVFQAYHLIDELTVYENIEMPLLYKGVKGSERKSLVAEMLDRFNIVAKKDLFPHQLSGGQQQVVGVARAIIGKPKLILADEPTGNLHSKQGEMIMELFKKLNDDGVTIIQVTHSEKNAEYGSRIVYLEDGAITSDKNN